Proteins encoded within one genomic window of Zestosphaera sp.:
- a CDS encoding ATP-binding protein, producing the protein MGLFDLRPKSLRSELFDREEELDVLHRALERGYPLTVLMGIRRVGKTSLLKTFLNEVSGVYIDVRGVYRRSDLEFRVSDALNESSRRIKKFLEGIRGISVSGFSVEIKWRGRDSISFIGLLEELNKKKEKFVVALDEVQTARPPLSAEIRGALAYAYDNLENIVFIVAGSEMGMLRDFLKAGDPSSPLYGRHLHEVVVRRFTREESVEFLVRGFREEGVEPPEEVVEESVEFFDGVVGWLVLFGRRYVDGFRDLRSLKEMAIQLSREELEKLGPREKMALKAIASGCKSWSAVRDYVLEHSGVAMPKSTLSRIIDKLEKLSIIGSYEFLDPVYKEAATRLK; encoded by the coding sequence TTGGGCCTCTTCGACCTGAGACCGAAGTCCTTAAGGAGTGAGCTCTTCGACAGGGAAGAAGAGCTCGACGTGCTCCATAGAGCTCTAGAGCGTGGCTATCCCTTAACAGTCCTCATGGGGATAAGACGTGTTGGGAAGACGAGCTTATTAAAGACGTTTCTCAATGAAGTAAGTGGAGTGTATATCGATGTACGTGGGGTATATAGGAGAAGTGACCTTGAGTTCAGGGTATCGGACGCCCTTAACGAGTCCTCACGCAGAATAAAGAAATTCTTAGAGGGGATCCGTGGCATAAGCGTCTCTGGGTTCTCGGTTGAGATAAAATGGAGGGGGAGGGACTCGATTAGCTTTATTGGGCTACTCGAAGAGCTTAATAAGAAAAAAGAGAAGTTCGTCGTGGCTCTGGACGAGGTCCAGACGGCTAGGCCACCGCTCTCGGCAGAGATCAGAGGTGCTCTAGCGTACGCATACGATAACCTAGAGAACATAGTTTTCATCGTAGCTGGCTCTGAGATGGGGATGCTCAGAGACTTCCTTAAGGCGGGGGATCCCTCATCCCCGCTGTACGGCAGGCACTTGCATGAGGTCGTGGTGAGGAGGTTCACGCGGGAGGAGTCCGTGGAGTTCCTCGTGAGGGGTTTTAGGGAGGAAGGGGTGGAGCCCCCTGAGGAAGTAGTCGAGGAGTCCGTGGAGTTCTTCGATGGGGTTGTCGGATGGCTTGTATTGTTCGGTAGGAGGTACGTTGATGGTTTCCGAGACCTCAGAAGTTTAAAGGAGATGGCGATTCAGCTTTCACGTGAGGAACTCGAGAAGCTGGGCCCGCGTGAAAAAATGGCATTGAAGGCCATAGCCTCCGGTTGCAAGAGCTGGAGTGCTGTGAGGGACTACGTTTTAGAACACAGCGGCGTCGCGATGCCGAAGTCCACCCTCTCAAGGATCATCGACAAGCTGGAAAAGCTCAGCATAATAGGCAGCTATGAGTTCCTCGACCCGGTGTATAAAGAGGCGGCCACACGGCTTAAGTAA
- a CDS encoding alpha-glucosidase/alpha-galactosidase — protein MERLKVAFIGAGSAVWSNSIVRDILIKEELRNAVDIWLMDVSPWRLDVIYNFSRRYAEELGVKAGVYRTADIREAVKDADFVVNSAMAGGHDYYELMREVSERHGYYRGVNSVEWNYVSDYHTIWGYYQFKLFTEILRNVEELAPDAWLINVANPVFELTTLAGRVSKVRTVGLCHGHLGYLRSAVLALGMRLARKRLAVNVVPECGAGDLKCYATVAGLIDWRELEVEIAGFNHLVWLTKFKYEGEDAYEYLGDWVREDSEAYWRAWRESVDDPFEVDLAPAAIDMYTTYGLLPVGDAVRAGTWKYHWDLKTKQYWYGPYGGPDSEVGWAMYTADLKRRLRELAVNVLDWSTPLTRRYPPVTSGESVVEIIEAIATGVPKDHYHLHIPVPGAPPIPVPIQVNTLNKDVMFGVPSDVTVEVPAVVDGKGVHGKPVTTLPTKIMKYAMMPRLMRAEWALEAFRTGGRDHLLNWLIVDVRTKSTKQVEEAIDALLKLPGNEEMAKHFS, from the coding sequence GTGGAGCGTTTGAAGGTAGCCTTCATAGGCGCGGGCAGCGCCGTCTGGTCTAACAGCATTGTGAGAGACATCCTAATCAAGGAAGAGTTAAGGAACGCGGTGGACATATGGCTTATGGACGTGTCGCCGTGGAGGCTTGACGTCATCTACAACTTCTCGAGGAGGTACGCGGAGGAGCTAGGGGTTAAAGCCGGGGTTTACAGGACAGCGGACATCAGGGAGGCGGTCAAGGATGCGGACTTCGTCGTGAACTCAGCCATGGCCGGCGGGCACGACTACTACGAGTTGATGAGGGAAGTCTCGGAGAGGCACGGGTATTACCGCGGCGTGAACAGCGTGGAGTGGAACTACGTCTCCGACTATCACACGATATGGGGGTACTACCAGTTCAAGCTCTTTACCGAGATCCTGAGGAATGTGGAGGAGCTGGCCCCCGACGCGTGGCTCATAAACGTGGCCAACCCCGTCTTCGAACTCACCACACTGGCCGGTAGGGTGAGCAAGGTCAGAACCGTCGGGCTTTGCCACGGTCATCTGGGTTACTTGAGGTCGGCGGTCCTCGCCCTCGGCATGAGGCTTGCTAGGAAGAGGCTCGCGGTTAATGTGGTTCCTGAATGCGGGGCCGGCGACCTAAAGTGCTACGCAACGGTGGCAGGCCTGATAGACTGGAGGGAGCTCGAGGTCGAGATCGCTGGGTTCAACCACCTAGTGTGGCTGACGAAGTTCAAATACGAAGGGGAGGACGCCTACGAGTACCTCGGTGACTGGGTGAGGGAGGACTCCGAGGCGTACTGGAGGGCTTGGAGAGAGAGTGTTGACGACCCGTTTGAGGTGGACCTAGCGCCGGCGGCGATAGACATGTACACTACCTACGGCCTCCTCCCAGTAGGGGATGCAGTCAGAGCCGGTACGTGGAAGTACCATTGGGATCTAAAGACCAAGCAGTACTGGTACGGCCCCTACGGAGGCCCGGACTCGGAGGTGGGGTGGGCCATGTACACAGCCGACCTGAAGAGGCGCCTGCGTGAGCTGGCCGTCAACGTGCTCGACTGGAGCACCCCCCTAACACGTAGGTACCCGCCGGTGACCAGCGGTGAGTCAGTCGTGGAGATCATCGAGGCCATCGCGACAGGGGTTCCTAAGGATCACTACCACCTCCACATACCCGTACCCGGAGCGCCACCGATACCGGTGCCCATACAGGTCAACACGTTAAACAAGGACGTAATGTTTGGTGTGCCCAGCGACGTCACCGTCGAAGTGCCGGCCGTAGTTGACGGGAAGGGTGTTCACGGGAAGCCCGTGACGACCCTCCCTACCAAAATAATGAAGTACGCGATGATGCCCAGACTTATGAGGGCTGAGTGGGCTTTAGAGGCGTTCCGAACCGGCGGCAGAGACCACCTCCTCAACTGGCTGATAGTGGATGTGAGGACCAAGAGCACCAAGCAGGTCGAGGAGGCGATAGACGCCCTGCTTAAGCTGCCGGGGAATGAGGAGATGGCTAAGCACTTCAGCTGA
- a CDS encoding D-cysteine desulfhydrase family protein translates to MIGRILSFPRFRLTSLPTPMEEAPKLGRKLSVELWVKRDDVMELVMGGNKVRKLEFILAHALSCGRDVLVTMGAYHSNHARLTVAAARRAGLDAYVVLYRHLPDIPPEMQGNILLERLLDGKIVYAESAKEAEELMGKVARDLEAEGRRPYVIPAGGASEYGVLGYALAALEIVQQSLERGFRPDYIVHASGTAATQAGLVLGLKLLGMDDVRVIGISSGRRASVIAEHGVELVRSAGRLLNVDLHISADDFTVYDQYTFGGYGVITREVVETMRTVGSLEGLLLDPVYTAKGMYGLMDLVNRGEIKGKVVFIHTGGTPIVFQYADVVSAFM, encoded by the coding sequence TTGATCGGGAGGATATTGTCTTTCCCACGCTTCAGGTTAACGTCTCTGCCCACGCCAATGGAGGAAGCTCCTAAACTGGGTAGGAAGCTCAGCGTGGAGCTGTGGGTTAAGAGGGACGACGTCATGGAGCTCGTCATGGGGGGCAATAAGGTCAGGAAGCTGGAGTTCATACTGGCTCACGCACTGTCATGCGGGCGCGACGTACTCGTGACAATGGGTGCGTACCACTCAAACCACGCGAGGCTGACGGTCGCGGCTGCCAGGAGGGCTGGCCTGGACGCCTACGTGGTGCTGTACAGGCACCTGCCAGACATCCCTCCGGAAATGCAGGGCAATATACTGCTGGAGCGCCTGCTTGACGGGAAGATAGTCTATGCTGAGTCCGCGAAGGAGGCCGAGGAACTCATGGGTAAGGTGGCCAGAGACCTTGAGGCCGAGGGCAGGCGTCCGTACGTGATCCCGGCAGGCGGAGCCAGTGAGTACGGCGTGCTGGGGTACGCTCTAGCCGCTCTGGAGATCGTTCAGCAGTCCCTTGAGAGGGGGTTCAGGCCGGACTACATCGTACACGCGTCCGGCACGGCCGCAACGCAGGCAGGACTCGTCCTCGGGCTGAAGCTCCTAGGCATGGATGACGTCAGGGTTATAGGTATATCTAGCGGCCGCAGGGCGAGCGTCATTGCTGAGCACGGAGTGGAGCTGGTCAGGTCCGCAGGCAGGCTACTGAACGTAGACTTGCACATCTCGGCAGACGACTTCACAGTCTACGATCAGTACACGTTCGGGGGGTACGGCGTCATAACTAGGGAGGTCGTTGAGACGATGAGGACTGTGGGGTCGTTGGAGGGGCTTCTGCTGGATCCAGTGTACACAGCTAAAGGCATGTACGGACTCATGGACCTAGTTAACAGGGGAGAGATCAAAGGGAAGGTAGTGTTCATACACACAGGAGGAACTCCGATAGTATTCCAATATGCTGACGTAGTCTCAGCATTCATGTGA
- a CDS encoding Ig-like domain-containing protein, giving the protein MVRIMLRGLTLCLLLLILTFLSLTSSIIVAFCRTSAYGRAGGSSAWETSFEGVSSSRYSFHVGDVANAVKLVLYMDSSGDVNSDWVKVIVYGDVAAVPDPSAGFRRYLVGYSRIGYENDGKGTARGLHVVYYILPETTYLDSVELELHSERGFPKLDTARSWVEPLNMTTLYWAQRDEGGTYGTTYMTTAGAVGNELRVAALSCGTRGCPASHTSSISAYHIMSFVPDMGGVADIYFDVGYMGGFNIAPVSFAGGGKYRIKLDVGVEQASSLDKIVSDQDFVTLFYLSGGEGLPELATRFVEGRVEDVLLDLITDYGAEFVTSAAGKAVLKSIPFIAQIVEWAEIFWSLGYDEIVNGSRRVVLNNTYIDYKSGERVNLWTHFVGIAESTLLSSNIINFCGEPPWQNFLDTYFGTRVWRLDHGGVHLGGVVLDYFNVPEVISELPQGGVYRATDSISVVFDKSISEASLPPHDDSIAVRLNGVGRPFLEYFRYRLSRNNTVLLIYPNYHLEYGSTYVIELTQRIRGSDGTNIVKPYVMWFSTEERAQTVPPFYYVMPTATAATLPDHLTYQGKVFSAYLYGNASIDWSGAGLSEVPLYVDGRRVSAKYVGEAVLYTNDINVDYYDGGSGRLYLANGTLLFTPLSGWDGGYPPKRGLLVFRLGGLVNVVKDQPARLAVSWVRVGNPNVERSLRNAGIVEGALLDLEPVPFANYALISSVGKVGEGVVLSGRDHRVNGSRLALYLVTVDDRGVHGLAELLGNYTPMYKVGLGGSVFMDADVFVFVAVNSSIMAAWRLAPYGYVSQIEQSKVYTYTIKLLSPEPVEIIITTNTSVKELDKSKLPSELRLVVEGEVGGAGYAILAIPKQLNMVVSLATVDGRPATIERIDQTTADVVLARIAYKLTQESSTLSIYLSKEVEPGTRTPAETSTAGPQSLPGEAMLAIASIALAVAALVILKSRK; this is encoded by the coding sequence ATGGTCAGGATTATGTTGAGGGGATTAACTTTATGCTTGCTCCTCCTAATCCTCACATTCCTTAGCTTGACTTCATCCATCATCGTAGCATTCTGCAGGACCTCGGCCTACGGTCGTGCTGGCGGGTCCTCCGCGTGGGAGACTTCCTTCGAGGGTGTTAGCAGCTCTAGGTACAGCTTCCATGTGGGGGACGTGGCCAATGCTGTGAAGCTCGTTCTATACATGGATTCCTCAGGCGATGTTAACAGCGACTGGGTTAAGGTCATTGTCTACGGTGATGTTGCAGCGGTCCCCGATCCGTCGGCTGGGTTCAGGAGATACCTCGTCGGGTACAGTAGAATAGGCTACGAGAATGACGGGAAGGGCACGGCGAGGGGCCTGCATGTGGTGTACTACATACTCCCGGAGACCACGTACCTGGACTCCGTTGAGTTGGAGCTTCACTCGGAGCGCGGGTTCCCCAAGCTAGACACCGCGAGGTCGTGGGTGGAACCTTTGAACATGACGACGCTCTACTGGGCTCAGAGGGATGAGGGCGGTACCTACGGCACCACCTACATGACCACCGCAGGCGCTGTAGGCAATGAGTTGAGGGTTGCGGCGCTGTCTTGTGGAACTAGGGGTTGTCCGGCGTCTCACACGAGCAGCATTTCAGCGTATCACATCATGTCCTTCGTGCCGGACATGGGGGGTGTGGCTGACATATACTTCGATGTTGGCTATATGGGAGGCTTCAACATAGCTCCTGTGAGCTTCGCAGGCGGGGGGAAGTACAGGATTAAGCTGGACGTCGGCGTCGAGCAGGCTAGTAGCTTAGACAAGATCGTGTCAGACCAAGACTTCGTGACGCTCTTCTACTTAAGCGGCGGTGAGGGCTTGCCCGAGCTGGCCACCCGCTTCGTGGAGGGGCGTGTTGAGGACGTGTTACTCGACCTGATCACCGACTACGGGGCTGAGTTCGTAACGTCCGCCGCGGGGAAGGCCGTGCTGAAGTCCATACCGTTCATCGCTCAGATAGTGGAGTGGGCGGAGATATTCTGGAGTCTAGGGTATGACGAGATAGTGAACGGGAGCAGGAGGGTCGTGCTCAACAACACCTACATAGACTACAAGTCCGGTGAGAGGGTTAACCTATGGACGCATTTCGTGGGGATCGCTGAGTCCACCCTGCTGTCATCCAACATCATAAACTTCTGCGGAGAGCCCCCATGGCAGAACTTCCTTGACACGTACTTCGGGACCAGGGTCTGGAGGCTAGATCACGGCGGCGTGCACTTAGGCGGCGTTGTCCTCGACTACTTCAACGTGCCTGAAGTGATCTCGGAGCTGCCTCAAGGCGGGGTGTATAGGGCTACGGACAGTATATCGGTGGTCTTCGATAAGTCCATATCTGAGGCGTCCCTACCACCTCACGATGACTCCATAGCTGTCCGCCTGAACGGTGTTGGAAGGCCTTTCCTGGAGTACTTCAGGTACAGGCTGAGCCGAAACAACACCGTGCTGCTCATCTATCCAAACTACCACCTTGAGTACGGTAGCACGTACGTCATCGAGCTAACGCAGAGGATTAGAGGCAGTGACGGTACAAACATAGTTAAACCGTACGTCATGTGGTTCTCCACTGAGGAAAGGGCTCAGACCGTGCCCCCGTTCTACTACGTAATGCCTACAGCTACTGCGGCAACCCTGCCCGACCACCTCACATATCAGGGGAAGGTGTTCAGCGCCTACCTCTACGGCAATGCCTCGATTGATTGGAGTGGGGCGGGGTTGAGTGAGGTCCCGCTCTACGTGGACGGTCGGAGGGTCAGTGCTAAGTACGTGGGTGAGGCAGTGCTCTACACGAACGACATAAACGTGGATTACTATGACGGCGGTTCGGGGAGACTCTACCTGGCGAACGGCACTCTCTTGTTCACTCCGTTAAGCGGGTGGGACGGAGGCTACCCACCTAAAAGGGGATTGCTGGTCTTCAGGCTTGGAGGGTTAGTGAACGTGGTGAAGGACCAGCCCGCAAGGCTGGCGGTTTCCTGGGTGCGCGTGGGCAACCCGAACGTGGAGAGGTCCTTGAGGAACGCAGGGATTGTTGAGGGAGCCCTCCTGGATCTGGAGCCCGTTCCATTCGCCAACTACGCACTCATATCATCGGTTGGTAAGGTGGGTGAGGGGGTGGTTCTGTCGGGGCGTGACCACCGCGTCAACGGCTCCAGGCTAGCGCTCTACCTCGTCACAGTAGACGATAGGGGGGTGCACGGGTTGGCGGAACTGTTGGGGAATTACACTCCGATGTATAAGGTTGGTTTAGGCGGTTCAGTGTTTATGGATGCGGACGTCTTCGTGTTCGTGGCGGTGAACTCGTCGATCATGGCGGCGTGGAGGTTAGCTCCCTACGGCTACGTCTCCCAGATTGAACAGTCGAAGGTGTACACCTACACCATCAAGTTATTAAGCCCTGAGCCCGTGGAGATCATAATAACGACGAACACGAGCGTTAAGGAATTAGATAAATCCAAGCTACCGAGCGAGCTAAGGCTCGTGGTGGAGGGAGAGGTGGGGGGTGCAGGGTACGCGATCCTCGCGATTCCTAAGCAACTCAACATGGTGGTCAGCTTGGCCACCGTTGACGGGAGGCCCGCAACAATTGAAAGGATTGACCAAACAACGGCTGACGTGGTTTTGGCGAGGATCGCTTACAAGCTAACGCAGGAAAGCTCAACACTGAGTATATACCTCTCCAAAGAAGTGGAGCCTGGAACACGGACGCCTGCAGAGACGAGCACGGCAGGACCGCAATCCCTCCCAGGCGAAGCGATGCTCGCAATAGCGTCTATTGCGTTAGCAGTCGCGGCCTTAGTCATCCTCAAAAGCAGGAAGTAG
- a CDS encoding M20 family metallo-hydrolase, with translation MSVGAYVMDSPLKRVLSRVDSLQDYAVNLLSEIVRRPAVNPSFGGEGEYDKAAFLLEEIRSWGFSDVRVINVPDARSKNGVRPNIVAYIRGEVEDKLWILTHLDVVPPGDLNAWVVTKPFEPIVRDSKIYGRGSEDNGQSMVASLMAAKALLEEGVKPRRTVALALVSDEEAGSKHGIEYLIRNHPELFGSSDVALVPDAGESDGGFIEVAEKSSLWARLRFKGLQAHGSMPHRGLNSQRVAAEYIVLLDRLVREKYGRVDPLFDPPMTTCEPTMVKNPCGSPNIIPGEHEVVFDCRILPEYSVDDLLKDMDDVFHVLRTVYGRRSGGDTYPQLEVEVIRRSDAAPPTPPDSPIVKALVEALRTLRGIEPRVGGIGGGTVAAFFRRIGVPAAVWSTVDETAHMPNEYAKVDNMLADARVMAYLMLKV, from the coding sequence ATGTCTGTAGGTGCGTACGTGATGGATTCACCGCTGAAGCGTGTTCTAAGCAGGGTGGACTCACTTCAGGATTACGCTGTTAACCTCCTGTCCGAGATCGTTCGAAGGCCTGCCGTTAACCCCTCCTTTGGCGGGGAGGGCGAGTACGATAAGGCCGCGTTCCTCCTGGAGGAGATCAGGTCGTGGGGCTTCAGTGACGTGAGGGTGATTAACGTGCCGGACGCCCGCTCCAAGAACGGCGTCCGGCCGAACATAGTGGCCTACATAAGGGGGGAGGTGGAGGACAAGCTTTGGATCCTCACACATCTGGACGTAGTGCCTCCAGGGGATTTGAACGCGTGGGTCGTTACGAAGCCCTTCGAGCCGATCGTCAGGGATTCCAAGATCTATGGCAGGGGCAGCGAGGACAACGGGCAGTCTATGGTTGCCTCACTGATGGCGGCTAAGGCCCTGCTGGAGGAGGGGGTCAAACCTAGGAGGACGGTAGCGCTGGCGCTGGTCAGCGACGAGGAGGCCGGCTCTAAGCACGGCATCGAGTACCTCATCAGAAACCATCCGGAGCTATTCGGGTCGAGCGATGTGGCGTTGGTGCCGGACGCTGGTGAGAGCGACGGAGGCTTCATAGAGGTTGCTGAGAAGTCCAGCCTCTGGGCCAGACTCAGGTTTAAGGGGCTTCAGGCACACGGCAGCATGCCGCACAGGGGCTTGAACTCACAGAGGGTTGCGGCTGAGTATATAGTGCTGCTGGACAGGCTCGTGAGGGAGAAGTACGGTAGGGTGGATCCGCTGTTCGACCCGCCAATGACTACGTGCGAGCCGACGATGGTTAAGAACCCTTGTGGGTCCCCCAACATAATCCCGGGAGAGCATGAGGTGGTGTTTGACTGCAGGATCCTGCCGGAGTACAGTGTAGACGACCTGCTGAAGGATATGGATGACGTGTTCCACGTACTTAGGACAGTGTATGGGAGGAGGAGCGGTGGGGACACCTACCCGCAGCTCGAGGTAGAGGTCATTAGGAGGTCTGACGCCGCCCCGCCAACCCCGCCGGACTCCCCGATCGTCAAGGCGCTGGTTGAGGCATTAAGGACTCTCAGAGGGATCGAGCCAAGAGTTGGCGGAATTGGGGGAGGGACTGTGGCGGCTTTCTTCAGGAGGATCGGCGTGCCGGCCGCAGTGTGGTCCACGGTGGATGAGACGGCCCACATGCCGAACGAGTACGCGAAGGTAGATAACATGCTCGCGGACGCCAGGGTAATGGCTTATCTCATGCTGAAGGTGTGA
- a CDS encoding lyase family protein, with protein MTPIIRERVASNLFGGVVYNTLNASGGRDFITLTMALDTSLLTFLSRIVEDLIIYSMPQLNYVRLPSEHLATSSIMPHKKNPVTLEVVRTRAAEATGHLVASLSVLKGLPSGYSLDLQE; from the coding sequence ATGACCCCCATCATCAGGGAGAGAGTGGCCTCCAACCTATTCGGCGGGGTGGTCTACAACACGCTCAACGCCTCAGGCGGCAGGGACTTTATAACGCTGACTATGGCCCTCGACACGTCGCTACTTACCTTCCTCTCAAGGATTGTTGAGGACCTGATAATTTACTCCATGCCACAACTGAATTACGTCAGGTTGCCAAGCGAGCACCTGGCCACAAGCAGTATCATGCCCCACAAGAAGAACCCCGTGACCTTGGAGGTCGTGAGGACGAGGGCGGCTGAAGCAACAGGACACCTCGTCGCATCTCTATCGGTACTGAAGGGCCTCCCCTCAGGCTACAGCCTAGACCTCCAAGAATAG